A DNA window from Purpureocillium takamizusanense chromosome 9, complete sequence contains the following coding sequences:
- a CDS encoding uncharacterized protein (COG:S~SECRETED:SignalP(1-23~SECRETED:cutsite=ALA-EH~SECRETED:prob=0.5784)~EggNog:ENOG503Q4CP), with the protein MRFPRLVPVLVASAALPTFSALAEHPAADRAQIPMMPPSPPPPTSGADDSKGSGSGASPSSSSAVPLADILGTNRALTSFSSFARMHASTSSLLADRSANTTVLAPLNSAIEALPRKPWEDPREYDALGEQAYDGSGGESRADANLRRFVEAHLVRASPWREGEKAPTVAGRQIWWADQKSGKRVILPDGIEVERVASTVANGEVWTLKGVLNYT; encoded by the exons ATGAGAttcccgcgcctcgtccccgtgctcgtcgcctccgccgccctccccacCTTCTCCGCGTTGGCCGAGcacccggccgccgaccggGCTCAGATCcccatgatgccgccgtcaccgccgccgccgacgtccggcgccgacgacagcaaaGGCTCCGGGAGCGGCGCGTCcccatcctcgtcttccgcggtgcccctcgccgacatcCTCGGCACCAACCGTGCCCtcacctccttctcctcgttTGCCCGCATGCACGCCTCCACATcgtccctcctcgccgaccgctCCGCCAACACCACCGTCCTCGCGCCCCTCAACTccgccatcgaggccctCCCTCGCAAGCCTTGGGAGGACCCCCGCGAGTACGACGCCCTGGGCGAGCAGGCCTACGACGGCTCTGGCGGCGAgtcccgcgccgacgccaacctccgccgcttcgtcgaggcgcaTCTCGTCCGCGCGAGCCCCTGGCGTGAGGGCGAAAAGGCCCCtaccgtcgccggccgccagaTCTGGTGGGCCGACCAGAAGAGCGGCAAGAGGGTCATCCTGCCGGATGGGATCGAAGTCGAGAGGGTGGCTAGCACCGTTGCCAACGGCGAAGTG TGGACTCTCAAGGGCGTTCTCAACTACACGTAA
- the OSM2 gene encoding Osmotic growth protein (EggNog:ENOG503NU5S~COG:C), producing the protein MAPRVIVVGGGLSGLSAAHTIYLAGGNVVVLDKQGFFGGNSTKATSGINGALTRTQVEHGIQDSVKQFYDDTLKSARDKARPDLIKVLTYKSAAAVEWLQDVFNLDLTLVSRLGGHSQPRTHRGHDAKFPGMAITYALMQRLEELAEAEPHRVEIIKKARVTSLNKEGNLVTGVTYEHNGQEATIDGPVVLATGGYAADFGETSLLKKHRPDTFGLATTNGVHATGDGQKMVMAIGGNGIDMDKVQVHPTGLVDPKDPGNKWKFLAAEALRGEGGILLNADGDRFCDELGHRDYVSGMMWKEKDKGKFPIRLVLNSKASKVLDFHTRHYSGRGLMKKMTGKELAKEIGCAPDHLQGTFKTYNAIADGKQKDPWGKRFFHNLPIDINDDFHVAVMEPVLHFTMGGIEINDQAQVLNQDKKPFEGLFACGELAGGVHGANRLGGSSLLGCVVYGRVAGDTASNYLFQKALAGAGSGSGSAAARLGQISLHLDPSAPNRVTVEWNGAAGSGASGSGNGGQLVPRQPAPASTSAGPSDGGAVKAAGPKAFEVPAKEYTMDEVAKHNKKGDLWVVVKGVVMDLSNWLDEHPGGPNAIMNFMGRDATEEFEMLHDDEVIPKYAPEQVIGRVKGQEVTLEL; encoded by the exons ATGGCTCCCAGAGTgattgtcgtcggcggcggcc TGTCTGGCCTGAGCGCCGCTCACACCATCtacctggccggcggcaacgtcgtcgtcctcgacaagcaGG GCTTCTTCGGTGGCAACTCGACCAAGGCCACGTCCGGCATCAACGGTGCCCTGACACGAACGCAGGTCGAGCACGGCATCCAGGACAGCGTCAAGCAGTTCTACGATGACACCTTGAAGTCGGCCCGCGACAAGGCCCGCCCGGACCTCATCAAGGTGCTCACCTacaagtcggccgccgccgtcgagtggCTGCAGGACGTCTTCAACCTCGACCTCACCCTCGTCTCCCGCCTGGGCGGCCACTCGCAGCCCCGAACCcaccgcggccacgacgccaaGTTCCCCGGCATGGCCATCACCTATGCCCTGATGCAGCgtctcgaggagctggccgaagCCGAGCCCCACCGCGTCGAGATCATCAAGAAGGCCCGCGTCACCAGCCTGAACAAGGAGGGCAACCTGGTCACGGGCGTCACTTACGAGCACAACGGCCAGGAGGCCACCATcgacggccccgtcgtcctcgccaccgGTGGCTACGCCGCCGACTTTGGCGAGACGTCGCTGCTCAAGAAGCACCGCCCCGACACCTTCggcctcgccaccaccaacggCGTCCACGCCACCGGTGACGGCCAGAAGATGGTCATggccatcggcggcaacggcatcgaCATGGACAAGGTCCAGGTCCACCCCACGGGTCTCGTCGACCCCAAGGACCCCGGCAACAAGTGGAAGttccttgccgccgaggctctccgcggcgagggcggcatcctgctcaacgccgacggcgaccgcttctgcgacgagctcggccacCGCGACTACGTCTCGGGCATGATGTGGAAGGAGaaggacaagggcaagttccccatccgcctcgtcctcaacTCCAAGGCCTCCAAGGTCCTCGACTTCCACACCCGCCACTACTCGGGCCGTGGcctgatgaagaagatgacggGCAAGGAGCTCGCCAAGGAGATTGGCTGCGCCCCCGACCACCTCCAGGGCACCTTCAAGACGTacaacgccatcgccgacggcaagcaaAAGGACCCCTGGGGCAAGCGCTTCTTCCACAACTTGCCCATCGACATCAACGACGACTTCCACGTTGCCGTCATGGAGCCCGTCCTGCACTTCACcatgggcggcatcgagATCAACGACCAGGCCCAGGTCCTCAACCAGGACAAGAAGCCCTTCGAGGGCCTCTTCGCCTGCGGTGAGCTGGCCGGTGGCGTCCACGGCGCCAACCGTCTCGGTGGCTCCTCCCTGCTGGGCTGCGTCGTCTACGGCCGCGTCGCTGGTGACACCGCCAGCAACTACCTCTTCCAaaaggccctcgccggcgccggctccggctccggctccgccgccgcccgcctcggccagatCTCCCTGCACCTGGACCCCTCCGCCCCGAACCGCGTCACCGTCGAGTGgaatggcgccgccggttcCGGCGCGTCCGGCtccggcaacggcggccagctggtcccgcggcagccggcgccggcgtcgacgtccgcTGGCcccagcgacggcggtgccgtcaaggccgccggccccaaGGCCTTCGAGGTGCCCGCCAAGGAGTACACCATGGACGAGGTTGCCAAGCACAACAAGAAGGGCGACCTGTGGGTCGTGGTCAAGGGCGTCGTCATGGACCTCAGCAACTGGCTGGACGAGCACCCTGGCGGCCCCAACGCCATCATGAACTTCATgggccgcgacgccaccgAGGAGTTTGAGATgctgcacgacgacgaggtcatcCCCAAGTACGCCCCTGAGCAGGTCATTGGCCGCGTCAAGGGCCAGGAGGTGACGCTCGAGCTGTAA